From a region of the Takifugu flavidus isolate HTHZ2018 chromosome 20, ASM371156v2, whole genome shotgun sequence genome:
- the sema4d gene encoding semaphorin-4D isoform X4: MNQYSLADAMTDKGNFTVPKLSESNMGFGVLGVFLGLLLEVSTHGPPGMPRTSWRHQDLDLTEFSEPDVFNYSTLLLSEKGDALYVGAREAIFELSKKDVSVRNNKVLWNVADNHIAKCTLKGKSKERDCLNYIRVLQVVDDERLYACGTHAFQPQCDYLNLGNFSLSGRPEDGRGKCSFDPSQSFTTVMVDGELYSGTAYNFLGSEPIISRYSPSQSLLRTEYSTSWLNEPSFVFADVIREDADRGDGEGDKIYYFFTEVSVEYEFFSKLLIPRVARVCKGDLGGQRTLQKKWTSFLKAKLVCSMSELNFVFNVVHDIFILKGETWRDTVIYGVFTSQWGNVGLSAVCAYNITAVEKVFSKGKYMQKATVEQSHTKWIRHNGATPSPRPGACINNQMRQQNISSSLHLPDKTLQFVKDHPLLEDPVLPIGNGPRLIAKDVNYTQIVVDRVQALDQKIYDVIFTGTDKGVLHKSVVFEKEVHIMEEIQLLKNPEPIKNLLFSSETRSLYAGSDSGVVQSPTAFCSHYQSCFDCILARDPYCAWDHRTATCVNIFDAPRQSHRRLIQSLNGDADKCPSMSPRALKDYKSVRVKLGSSAELPCVATSNLAQVMWKSNGTVLTETSSFLLMGEGGLLIYSVGPEDQGHYECWSIEWAPAAGKNFTRLLASYVLTLDPPPRPPHQTRHTTTTLSSQDASIERATESNGPSDVTIHWLVNGHVLDRPIMEYRQSLGPRGFLVSSWLREGPLLKDARYRCIAEASTGNDMSELNVHLSIGDEGVSSRDLNHWRGALAEHEQLLKRWQKAWESCDGH; encoded by the exons AGGAAACTTCACAGTTCCAAAGTTATCAGAGTCTAATATGGGGTTTGGAGTGCTGGGAGTGTTTCTGGGCTTGCTCCTAGAGGTCTCCACACATGGCCCCCCCGGCATGCCGCGAACCTCCTGGAGACACCAAG ATTTGGACCTGACGGAGTTTTCGGAGCCCGACGTCTTTAACTACTCCACTCTGTTGCTGAGCGAGAAAGGAGATGCACTGTATGTGGGAGCCAGGGAGGCCATTTTTGAGCTGAGCAAGAAGGACGTGTCTGTTAGAAACAACAAG GTCCTCTGGAACGTTGCTGACAACCACATAGCGAAGTGCACACTTAAAGGAAAATCCAAGGAG AGGGACTGCCTAAACTACATTCGAGTACTCCAGGTTGTAGATGATGAGCGACTGTACGCCTGTGGCACACACGCTTTTCAACCGCAGTGCGATTACCTG AACCTTGGAAACTTTTCCCTGAGCGGTCGACCTGAAGACGGCAGGGGAAAGTGCTCGTTTGACCCCTCGCAGAGTTTCACTACCGTCATGGTTG ATGGAGAGCTATACTCGGGTACAGCTTATAACTTCTTAGGCAGCGAACCAATTATTTCCAGATACTCTCCATCACAGTCCCTGCTGAGGACAGAGTACTCCACATCATGGCTCAACG AACCCAGTTTCGTTTTTGCCGACGTGATCAGAGAAGACGCAGATAGAGGGGACGGGGAGGGTGATAAAATCTACTACTTTTTCACCGAGGTGTCGGTAGAGTACGAGTTCTTCAGCAAGCTGCTCATTCCCAGGGTGGCGCGCGTCTGCAAG GGTGACCTCGGAGGGCAGCGTACTCTGCAGAAGAAATGGACCTCCTTCCTGAAAGCCAAGCTGGTCTGCTCCATGTCTGAGCTCAACTTTGTCTTCAATGTTGTACATGACATTTTCATTCTGAAAGGGGAAACCTGGAGGGACACTGTCATCTATGGAGTTTTCACTTCCCAGTG GGGCAATGTTGGCCTGTCAGCAGTTTGTGCTTACAACATAACAGCTGTGGAAAAGGTCTTCTCCAAAGGCAAATACATGCAAAAGGCCACCGTGGAGCAGTCCCACACCAAGTGGATCCGGCATAATGGTGCCACCCCTTCTCCACGACCTGGAGCT TGTATTAACAACCAGATGCGACAGCAGAACATTAGCAGCTCTCTCCACTTGCCGGATAAGACGCTTCAGTTTGTCAAGGAtcaccccctgctggaggatCCTGTGTTGCCTATAGGCAACGGACCCCGCCTCATCGCCAAAGACGTCAACTACACTCAGATCGTTGTGGACAGGGTCCAAGCACTGGATCAGAAGATATACGATGTCATCTTCACCGGCACTG ATAAAGGAGTGTTGCACAAGTCAGTTGTGTTTGAAAAAGAAGTACATATTATGGAAGAAATCCAGCTCCTGAAAAACCCAGAGCCCATCAAGaaccttcttttttcctctgag ACACGGTCCCTGTATGCTGGTTCAGACTCTGGTGTAGTCCAGTCACCTACAGCCTTCTGTAGCCATTATCAGTCCTGCTTTGACTGCATCCTTGCTCGAGACCCGTACTGCGCCTGGGACCATCGCACTGCCACTTGTGTCAATATCTTTGATGCCCCCAGGCAGTCTCATAG gcgGCTTATCCAGAGCCTGAATGGTGACGCAGACAAGTGTCCTTCAA TGTCACCTCGGGCTCTGAAGGACTACAAGAGTGTGAGGGTGAAACTGGGAAGCTCTGCTGAGCTGCCGTGTGTGGCAACCTCCAACCTAGCCCAGGTGATGTGGAAATCTAACGGCACAGTTCTCACGGAGACCTCCAGTTTCCTCCTAATGGGAGAAGGCGGTCTCCTTATTTACAGCGTGGGTCCTGAGGATCAAGGTCACTATGAGTGCTGGTCTATAGAAtgggctcctgctgctggcaAGAACTTTACTCGCCTCTTGGCTTCATATGTCCTGACTTTGGACCCCCCGCCCAGACCCCCGCACCAGACACGGCACACCACTACCACTCTCAGCTCTCAGGACGCATCTATTGAACGTGCAACTGAAAGTAATG GTCCCAGTGATGTCACCATTCACTGGCTGGTAAATGGGCACGTTCTTGACCGGCCCATAATGGAGTACCGCCAGTCGCTGGGTCCGAGGGGGTTCCTCGTGAGCAGCTGGCTCAGAGAGGGGCCGCTGCTTAAGGATGCCCGTTACCGCTGCATCGCTGAGGCCAGCACAGGAAATGACATGTCTGAGCTGAACGTCCACCTCAGTATAGGAG ATGAGGGCGTTTCATCCAGGGATTTGAACCACTGGAGAGGTGCGCTTGCAGAACATGAGCAACTGCTGAAAAGATGGCAGAAGGCCTGG GAAAGCTGTGATGGCCACTGA
- the sema4d gene encoding semaphorin-4D isoform X2: MNQYSLADAMTDKGNFTVPKLSESNMGFGVLGVFLGLLLEVSTHGPPGMPRTSWRHQDLDLTEFSEPDVFNYSTLLLSEKGDALYVGAREAIFELSKKDVSVRNNKVLWNVADNHIAKCTLKGKSKERDCLNYIRVLQVVDDERLYACGTHAFQPQCDYLNLGNFSLSGRPEDGRGKCSFDPSQSFTTVMVDGELYSGTAYNFLGSEPIISRYSPSQSLLRTEYSTSWLNEPSFVFADVIREDADRGDGEGDKIYYFFTEVSVEYEFFSKLLIPRVARVCKGDLGGQRTLQKKWTSFLKAKLVCSMSELNFVFNVVHDIFILKGETWRDTVIYGVFTSQWGNVGLSAVCAYNITAVEKVFSKGKYMQKATVEQSHTKWIRHNGATPSPRPGACINNQMRQQNISSSLHLPDKTLQFVKDHPLLEDPVLPIGNGPRLIAKDVNYTQIVVDRVQALDQKIYDVIFTGTDKGVLHKSVVFEKEVHIMEEIQLLKNPEPIKNLLFSSETRSLYAGSDSGVVQSPTAFCSHYQSCFDCILARDPYCAWDHRTATCVNIFDAPRQSHRRLIQSLNGDADKCPSMSPRALKDYKSVRVKLGSSAELPCVATSNLAQVMWKSNGTVLTETSSFLLMGEGGLLIYSVGPEDQGHYECWSIEWAPAAGKNFTRLLASYVLTLDPPPRPPHQTRHTTTTLSSQDASIERATESNASSSSVETSKTLPASGSSTSSALPSSSTASSSKSHTGKGREAEVRLLPPLLKDQAWGVHAQEAFLLFCLALGPSDVTIHWLVNGHVLDRPIMEYRQSLGPRGFLVSSWLREGPLLKDARYRCIAEASTGNDMSELNVHLSIGDEGVSSRDLNHWRGALAEHEQLLKRWQKAWESCDGH, encoded by the exons AGGAAACTTCACAGTTCCAAAGTTATCAGAGTCTAATATGGGGTTTGGAGTGCTGGGAGTGTTTCTGGGCTTGCTCCTAGAGGTCTCCACACATGGCCCCCCCGGCATGCCGCGAACCTCCTGGAGACACCAAG ATTTGGACCTGACGGAGTTTTCGGAGCCCGACGTCTTTAACTACTCCACTCTGTTGCTGAGCGAGAAAGGAGATGCACTGTATGTGGGAGCCAGGGAGGCCATTTTTGAGCTGAGCAAGAAGGACGTGTCTGTTAGAAACAACAAG GTCCTCTGGAACGTTGCTGACAACCACATAGCGAAGTGCACACTTAAAGGAAAATCCAAGGAG AGGGACTGCCTAAACTACATTCGAGTACTCCAGGTTGTAGATGATGAGCGACTGTACGCCTGTGGCACACACGCTTTTCAACCGCAGTGCGATTACCTG AACCTTGGAAACTTTTCCCTGAGCGGTCGACCTGAAGACGGCAGGGGAAAGTGCTCGTTTGACCCCTCGCAGAGTTTCACTACCGTCATGGTTG ATGGAGAGCTATACTCGGGTACAGCTTATAACTTCTTAGGCAGCGAACCAATTATTTCCAGATACTCTCCATCACAGTCCCTGCTGAGGACAGAGTACTCCACATCATGGCTCAACG AACCCAGTTTCGTTTTTGCCGACGTGATCAGAGAAGACGCAGATAGAGGGGACGGGGAGGGTGATAAAATCTACTACTTTTTCACCGAGGTGTCGGTAGAGTACGAGTTCTTCAGCAAGCTGCTCATTCCCAGGGTGGCGCGCGTCTGCAAG GGTGACCTCGGAGGGCAGCGTACTCTGCAGAAGAAATGGACCTCCTTCCTGAAAGCCAAGCTGGTCTGCTCCATGTCTGAGCTCAACTTTGTCTTCAATGTTGTACATGACATTTTCATTCTGAAAGGGGAAACCTGGAGGGACACTGTCATCTATGGAGTTTTCACTTCCCAGTG GGGCAATGTTGGCCTGTCAGCAGTTTGTGCTTACAACATAACAGCTGTGGAAAAGGTCTTCTCCAAAGGCAAATACATGCAAAAGGCCACCGTGGAGCAGTCCCACACCAAGTGGATCCGGCATAATGGTGCCACCCCTTCTCCACGACCTGGAGCT TGTATTAACAACCAGATGCGACAGCAGAACATTAGCAGCTCTCTCCACTTGCCGGATAAGACGCTTCAGTTTGTCAAGGAtcaccccctgctggaggatCCTGTGTTGCCTATAGGCAACGGACCCCGCCTCATCGCCAAAGACGTCAACTACACTCAGATCGTTGTGGACAGGGTCCAAGCACTGGATCAGAAGATATACGATGTCATCTTCACCGGCACTG ATAAAGGAGTGTTGCACAAGTCAGTTGTGTTTGAAAAAGAAGTACATATTATGGAAGAAATCCAGCTCCTGAAAAACCCAGAGCCCATCAAGaaccttcttttttcctctgag ACACGGTCCCTGTATGCTGGTTCAGACTCTGGTGTAGTCCAGTCACCTACAGCCTTCTGTAGCCATTATCAGTCCTGCTTTGACTGCATCCTTGCTCGAGACCCGTACTGCGCCTGGGACCATCGCACTGCCACTTGTGTCAATATCTTTGATGCCCCCAGGCAGTCTCATAG gcgGCTTATCCAGAGCCTGAATGGTGACGCAGACAAGTGTCCTTCAA TGTCACCTCGGGCTCTGAAGGACTACAAGAGTGTGAGGGTGAAACTGGGAAGCTCTGCTGAGCTGCCGTGTGTGGCAACCTCCAACCTAGCCCAGGTGATGTGGAAATCTAACGGCACAGTTCTCACGGAGACCTCCAGTTTCCTCCTAATGGGAGAAGGCGGTCTCCTTATTTACAGCGTGGGTCCTGAGGATCAAGGTCACTATGAGTGCTGGTCTATAGAAtgggctcctgctgctggcaAGAACTTTACTCGCCTCTTGGCTTCATATGTCCTGACTTTGGACCCCCCGCCCAGACCCCCGCACCAGACACGGCACACCACTACCACTCTCAGCTCTCAGGACGCATCTATTGAACGTGCAACTGAAAGTAATG cttcctcttcttctgtcgAAACTTCAAAAACCCTTCCCGCCTCTGGAAGTAGCACATCCTCTGCTTTACCTTCTTCCTCCACTGCTTCTTCTTCCAAATCCCACACTGGGAAGGGCCGGGAGGCAGAGGTCAGACTGTTGCCTCCCCTGTTGAAGGACCAGGCCTGGGGGGTTCATGCCCAGGAGGCCTTCCTGCTCTTCTGTTTGGCTCTGG GTCCCAGTGATGTCACCATTCACTGGCTGGTAAATGGGCACGTTCTTGACCGGCCCATAATGGAGTACCGCCAGTCGCTGGGTCCGAGGGGGTTCCTCGTGAGCAGCTGGCTCAGAGAGGGGCCGCTGCTTAAGGATGCCCGTTACCGCTGCATCGCTGAGGCCAGCACAGGAAATGACATGTCTGAGCTGAACGTCCACCTCAGTATAGGAG ATGAGGGCGTTTCATCCAGGGATTTGAACCACTGGAGAGGTGCGCTTGCAGAACATGAGCAACTGCTGAAAAGATGGCAGAAGGCCTGG GAAAGCTGTGATGGCCACTGA
- the sema4d gene encoding semaphorin-4D isoform X1 produces MNQYSLADAMTDKGNFTVPKLSESNMGFGVLGVFLGLLLEVSTHGPPGMPRTSWRHQDLDLTEFSEPDVFNYSTLLLSEKGDALYVGAREAIFELSKKDVSVRNNKVLWNVADNHIAKCTLKGKSKERDCLNYIRVLQVVDDERLYACGTHAFQPQCDYLNLGNFSLSGRPEDGRGKCSFDPSQSFTTVMVDGELYSGTAYNFLGSEPIISRYSPSQSLLRTEYSTSWLNEPSFVFADVIREDADRGDGEGDKIYYFFTEVSVEYEFFSKLLIPRVARVCKGDLGGQRTLQKKWTSFLKAKLVCSMSELNFVFNVVHDIFILKGETWRDTVIYGVFTSQWGNVGLSAVCAYNITAVEKVFSKGKYMQKATVEQSHTKWIRHNGATPSPRPGACINNQMRQQNISSSLHLPDKTLQFVKDHPLLEDPVLPIGNGPRLIAKDVNYTQIVVDRVQALDQKIYDVIFTGTDKGVLHKSVVFEKEVHIMEEIQLLKNPEPIKNLLFSSETRSLYAGSDSGVVQSPTAFCSHYQSCFDCILARDPYCAWDHRTATCVNIFDAPRQSHRRLIQSLNGDADKCPSMSPRALKDYKSVRVKLGSSAELPCVATSNLAQVMWKSNGTVLTETSSFLLMGEGGLLIYSVGPEDQGHYECWSIEWAPAAGKNFTRLLASYVLTLDPPPRPPHQTRHTTTTLSSQDASIERATESNGKTDRAPDSFFATAQLTSPPQTDSSLTQAPSSTIRIQLKHALPPSSKGPHPDSLAPKAEYLEHSNSTIALLLLFLLFFLLFSAALVYNCYMQYLPAPCLQLRAALLGSHKSEHQPEYRACEAGFMETSATDKINLTVQPTKNGSHTTQKLQALRDTGYETEPEPEYSNGQIHCHNSSQEKPFDVDCEAQPIQFADADEPHC; encoded by the exons AGGAAACTTCACAGTTCCAAAGTTATCAGAGTCTAATATGGGGTTTGGAGTGCTGGGAGTGTTTCTGGGCTTGCTCCTAGAGGTCTCCACACATGGCCCCCCCGGCATGCCGCGAACCTCCTGGAGACACCAAG ATTTGGACCTGACGGAGTTTTCGGAGCCCGACGTCTTTAACTACTCCACTCTGTTGCTGAGCGAGAAAGGAGATGCACTGTATGTGGGAGCCAGGGAGGCCATTTTTGAGCTGAGCAAGAAGGACGTGTCTGTTAGAAACAACAAG GTCCTCTGGAACGTTGCTGACAACCACATAGCGAAGTGCACACTTAAAGGAAAATCCAAGGAG AGGGACTGCCTAAACTACATTCGAGTACTCCAGGTTGTAGATGATGAGCGACTGTACGCCTGTGGCACACACGCTTTTCAACCGCAGTGCGATTACCTG AACCTTGGAAACTTTTCCCTGAGCGGTCGACCTGAAGACGGCAGGGGAAAGTGCTCGTTTGACCCCTCGCAGAGTTTCACTACCGTCATGGTTG ATGGAGAGCTATACTCGGGTACAGCTTATAACTTCTTAGGCAGCGAACCAATTATTTCCAGATACTCTCCATCACAGTCCCTGCTGAGGACAGAGTACTCCACATCATGGCTCAACG AACCCAGTTTCGTTTTTGCCGACGTGATCAGAGAAGACGCAGATAGAGGGGACGGGGAGGGTGATAAAATCTACTACTTTTTCACCGAGGTGTCGGTAGAGTACGAGTTCTTCAGCAAGCTGCTCATTCCCAGGGTGGCGCGCGTCTGCAAG GGTGACCTCGGAGGGCAGCGTACTCTGCAGAAGAAATGGACCTCCTTCCTGAAAGCCAAGCTGGTCTGCTCCATGTCTGAGCTCAACTTTGTCTTCAATGTTGTACATGACATTTTCATTCTGAAAGGGGAAACCTGGAGGGACACTGTCATCTATGGAGTTTTCACTTCCCAGTG GGGCAATGTTGGCCTGTCAGCAGTTTGTGCTTACAACATAACAGCTGTGGAAAAGGTCTTCTCCAAAGGCAAATACATGCAAAAGGCCACCGTGGAGCAGTCCCACACCAAGTGGATCCGGCATAATGGTGCCACCCCTTCTCCACGACCTGGAGCT TGTATTAACAACCAGATGCGACAGCAGAACATTAGCAGCTCTCTCCACTTGCCGGATAAGACGCTTCAGTTTGTCAAGGAtcaccccctgctggaggatCCTGTGTTGCCTATAGGCAACGGACCCCGCCTCATCGCCAAAGACGTCAACTACACTCAGATCGTTGTGGACAGGGTCCAAGCACTGGATCAGAAGATATACGATGTCATCTTCACCGGCACTG ATAAAGGAGTGTTGCACAAGTCAGTTGTGTTTGAAAAAGAAGTACATATTATGGAAGAAATCCAGCTCCTGAAAAACCCAGAGCCCATCAAGaaccttcttttttcctctgag ACACGGTCCCTGTATGCTGGTTCAGACTCTGGTGTAGTCCAGTCACCTACAGCCTTCTGTAGCCATTATCAGTCCTGCTTTGACTGCATCCTTGCTCGAGACCCGTACTGCGCCTGGGACCATCGCACTGCCACTTGTGTCAATATCTTTGATGCCCCCAGGCAGTCTCATAG gcgGCTTATCCAGAGCCTGAATGGTGACGCAGACAAGTGTCCTTCAA TGTCACCTCGGGCTCTGAAGGACTACAAGAGTGTGAGGGTGAAACTGGGAAGCTCTGCTGAGCTGCCGTGTGTGGCAACCTCCAACCTAGCCCAGGTGATGTGGAAATCTAACGGCACAGTTCTCACGGAGACCTCCAGTTTCCTCCTAATGGGAGAAGGCGGTCTCCTTATTTACAGCGTGGGTCCTGAGGATCAAGGTCACTATGAGTGCTGGTCTATAGAAtgggctcctgctgctggcaAGAACTTTACTCGCCTCTTGGCTTCATATGTCCTGACTTTGGACCCCCCGCCCAGACCCCCGCACCAGACACGGCACACCACTACCACTCTCAGCTCTCAGGACGCATCTATTGAACGTGCAACTGAAAGTAATGGTAAGACAGACAGAGCACCAGACAGTTTTTTTGCCACAGCCCAGCTCACCTCCCCACCCCAGACTGACTCATCACTAACCCAAGCCCCCAGTAGCACAATTAGGATCCAGTTGAAGCACGCTCTCCCTCCAAGTTCTAAAGGGCCGCACCCAGACAGCTTGGCCCCAAAGGCCGAATATCTAGAGCACAGCAACAGCACCATagcccttctcctcctctttctcctgtttttcctgctgttctcGGCCGCATTGGTGTATAACTGCTACATGCAGTACCTGCCAGCCCCCTGCCTGCAACTGCGAGCTGCTCTCTTGGGCAGCCACAAGAGCGAACATCAGCCAGAGTATCGAGCCTGCGAAGCAGGTTTCATGGAAACATCAGCGACAGACAAAATTAACCTGACGGTGCAACCCACAAAGAACGGCAGTCACACCACTCAGAAGCTCCAGGCTCTGCGAGACACCGGCTATGAGACCGAGCCTGAGCCCGAGTACAGCAACGGTCAGATCCACTGTCACAACTCCTCTCAGGAGAAACCCTTTGACGTGGACTGTGAAGCTCAGCCCATCCAGTTTGCAGATGCAGATGAACCGCACTGCTAG
- the sema4d gene encoding semaphorin-4D isoform X5, with product MNQYSLADAMTDKGNFTVPKLSESNMGFGVLGVFLGLLLEVSTHGPPGMPRTSWRHQDLDLTEFSEPDVFNYSTLLLSEKGDALYVGAREAIFELSKKDVSVRNNKVLWNVADNHIAKCTLKGKSKERDCLNYIRVLQVVDDERLYACGTHAFQPQCDYLNLGNFSLSGRPEDGRGKCSFDPSQSFTTVMVDGELYSGTAYNFLGSEPIISRYSPSQSLLRTEYSTSWLNEPSFVFADVIREDADRGDGEGDKIYYFFTEVSVEYEFFSKLLIPRVARVCKGDLGGQRTLQKKWTSFLKAKLVCSMSELNFVFNVVHDIFILKGETWRDTVIYGVFTSQWGNVGLSAVCAYNITAVEKVFSKGKYMQKATVEQSHTKWIRHNGATPSPRPGACINNQMRQQNISSSLHLPDKTLQFVKDHPLLEDPVLPIGNGPRLIAKDVNYTQIVVDRVQALDQKIYDVIFTGTDKGVLHKSVVFEKEVHIMEEIQLLKNPEPIKNLLFSSETRSLYAGSDSGVVQSPTAFCSHYQSCFDCILARDPYCAWDHRTATCVNIFDAPRQSHRRLIQSLNGDADKCPSMSPRALKDYKSVRVKLGSSAELPCVATSNLAQVMWKSNGTVLTETSSFLLMGEGGLLIYSVGPEDQGHYECWSIEWAPAAGKNFTRLLASYVLTLDPPPRPPHQTRHTTTTLSSQDASIERATESNASSSSVETSKTLPASGSSTSSALPSSSTASSSKSHTGKGREAEVRLLPPLLKDQAWGVHAQEAFLLFCLALGKL from the exons AGGAAACTTCACAGTTCCAAAGTTATCAGAGTCTAATATGGGGTTTGGAGTGCTGGGAGTGTTTCTGGGCTTGCTCCTAGAGGTCTCCACACATGGCCCCCCCGGCATGCCGCGAACCTCCTGGAGACACCAAG ATTTGGACCTGACGGAGTTTTCGGAGCCCGACGTCTTTAACTACTCCACTCTGTTGCTGAGCGAGAAAGGAGATGCACTGTATGTGGGAGCCAGGGAGGCCATTTTTGAGCTGAGCAAGAAGGACGTGTCTGTTAGAAACAACAAG GTCCTCTGGAACGTTGCTGACAACCACATAGCGAAGTGCACACTTAAAGGAAAATCCAAGGAG AGGGACTGCCTAAACTACATTCGAGTACTCCAGGTTGTAGATGATGAGCGACTGTACGCCTGTGGCACACACGCTTTTCAACCGCAGTGCGATTACCTG AACCTTGGAAACTTTTCCCTGAGCGGTCGACCTGAAGACGGCAGGGGAAAGTGCTCGTTTGACCCCTCGCAGAGTTTCACTACCGTCATGGTTG ATGGAGAGCTATACTCGGGTACAGCTTATAACTTCTTAGGCAGCGAACCAATTATTTCCAGATACTCTCCATCACAGTCCCTGCTGAGGACAGAGTACTCCACATCATGGCTCAACG AACCCAGTTTCGTTTTTGCCGACGTGATCAGAGAAGACGCAGATAGAGGGGACGGGGAGGGTGATAAAATCTACTACTTTTTCACCGAGGTGTCGGTAGAGTACGAGTTCTTCAGCAAGCTGCTCATTCCCAGGGTGGCGCGCGTCTGCAAG GGTGACCTCGGAGGGCAGCGTACTCTGCAGAAGAAATGGACCTCCTTCCTGAAAGCCAAGCTGGTCTGCTCCATGTCTGAGCTCAACTTTGTCTTCAATGTTGTACATGACATTTTCATTCTGAAAGGGGAAACCTGGAGGGACACTGTCATCTATGGAGTTTTCACTTCCCAGTG GGGCAATGTTGGCCTGTCAGCAGTTTGTGCTTACAACATAACAGCTGTGGAAAAGGTCTTCTCCAAAGGCAAATACATGCAAAAGGCCACCGTGGAGCAGTCCCACACCAAGTGGATCCGGCATAATGGTGCCACCCCTTCTCCACGACCTGGAGCT TGTATTAACAACCAGATGCGACAGCAGAACATTAGCAGCTCTCTCCACTTGCCGGATAAGACGCTTCAGTTTGTCAAGGAtcaccccctgctggaggatCCTGTGTTGCCTATAGGCAACGGACCCCGCCTCATCGCCAAAGACGTCAACTACACTCAGATCGTTGTGGACAGGGTCCAAGCACTGGATCAGAAGATATACGATGTCATCTTCACCGGCACTG ATAAAGGAGTGTTGCACAAGTCAGTTGTGTTTGAAAAAGAAGTACATATTATGGAAGAAATCCAGCTCCTGAAAAACCCAGAGCCCATCAAGaaccttcttttttcctctgag ACACGGTCCCTGTATGCTGGTTCAGACTCTGGTGTAGTCCAGTCACCTACAGCCTTCTGTAGCCATTATCAGTCCTGCTTTGACTGCATCCTTGCTCGAGACCCGTACTGCGCCTGGGACCATCGCACTGCCACTTGTGTCAATATCTTTGATGCCCCCAGGCAGTCTCATAG gcgGCTTATCCAGAGCCTGAATGGTGACGCAGACAAGTGTCCTTCAA TGTCACCTCGGGCTCTGAAGGACTACAAGAGTGTGAGGGTGAAACTGGGAAGCTCTGCTGAGCTGCCGTGTGTGGCAACCTCCAACCTAGCCCAGGTGATGTGGAAATCTAACGGCACAGTTCTCACGGAGACCTCCAGTTTCCTCCTAATGGGAGAAGGCGGTCTCCTTATTTACAGCGTGGGTCCTGAGGATCAAGGTCACTATGAGTGCTGGTCTATAGAAtgggctcctgctgctggcaAGAACTTTACTCGCCTCTTGGCTTCATATGTCCTGACTTTGGACCCCCCGCCCAGACCCCCGCACCAGACACGGCACACCACTACCACTCTCAGCTCTCAGGACGCATCTATTGAACGTGCAACTGAAAGTAATG cttcctcttcttctgtcgAAACTTCAAAAACCCTTCCCGCCTCTGGAAGTAGCACATCCTCTGCTTTACCTTCTTCCTCCACTGCTTCTTCTTCCAAATCCCACACTGGGAAGGGCCGGGAGGCAGAGGTCAGACTGTTGCCTCCCCTGTTGAAGGACCAGGCCTGGGGGGTTCATGCCCAGGAGGCCTTCCTGCTCTTCTGTTTGGCTCTGG GAAAGCTGTGA